In one window of Clupea harengus chromosome 4, Ch_v2.0.2, whole genome shotgun sequence DNA:
- the pfkfb1 gene encoding 6-phosphofructo-2-kinase/fructose-2,6-bisphosphatase 1 isoform X2, with product MDLLPQEFRRRVRCDSAASVPQFTNSPTIIVMVGLPARGKTYISRKLTRYLNWIGVTTSVFNLGQYRREAVQFKNYEFFRPDNEEAMKMRRDFASNALKDIVNYFSSEQGQVAVFDATNTTRERRAVILSFAKEKGYKVFFVESVCDDVDIIEQNIMQVKLSSPDYENTDKEEALEDFRKRIDCYRMTYVPIDDSKDKNLSYIKIFNVGSRYLVNRVQDHIQSRIVYYLMNIHVTPRSIYLSRHGESEFNLKGKIGGDSGLAPRGQEYARALGKFIKGQDIKDLKVWTSHMKRTIQTAEALGVRYEQWKPLNEIDAGVCEEMTYEEIQATHKEEFALRDQDKYRYRYPKGESYEDLVHRLEPVIMELERQENVLVVCHQAVMRCLLAYFLDKNSAELPYLKCPLHTVLKLTPVAYGCKVESVFLNVEAVNTHRDRPENVDIDRKPDEALLTVPDHL from the exons ATGGATCTACTACCCCAAGAGTTCCGTCGACGTGTGCGATGTGACAGTGCAG CATCTGTGCCCCAGTTCACAAACTCTCCCACTATTATTGTGATGGTGGGACTTCCTGCCAGAGGGAAAACCTACATCTCCAGGAAGCTCACACGCTACCTCAACTGGATCGGTGTTACAACCTCAG TGTTCAACCTGGGTCAGTACCGTAGGGAGGCGGTACAGTTCAAAAACTATGAGTTCTTCCGGCCTGACAATGAAGAGGCCATGAAGATGCGCAG AGACTTTGCATCCAATGCTCTGAAGGATATTGTCAATTACTTCTCCAGCGAGCAGGGACAAGTAGCC GTGTTTGATGCCACAAACACGACACGTGAGAGAAGAGCCGTCATTCTTAGTTTTGCCAAGGAGAAGGGCTACAAG gTGTTTTTTGTGGAGTCGGTTTGTGATGATGTTGACATTATAGAGCAAAATATTATG CAAGTGAAGCTGAGCAGCCCAGACTATGAGAACACTGATAAGGAGGAGGCTCTGGAGGACTTCCGCAAACGCATAGACTGCTATAGGATGACCTACGTACCAATAGATGACAGCAAGGACAA GAACCTCTCCTACATAAAGATCTTTAATGTGGGGTCTCGGTACTTGGTGAACCGGGTGCAGGACCACATTCAGAGCCGGATCGTCTACTACCTGATGAACATTCACGTCACGCCGCGCTCCATCTACCTGAGCCGCCATGGAGAGAGTGAATTCAACCTGAAGGGGAAGATCGGGGGTGACTCGGGTCTGGCACCCCGGGGCCAGGAG TATGCACGGGCTTTGGGAAAGTTCATCAAGGGCCAGGACATTAAGGACCTGAAGGTATGGACCAGCCACATGAAGAGGACCATCCAGACAGCCGAGGCTTTGGGGGTCCGTTACGAACAGTGGAAGCCCCTCAATGAAATTGATGCA ggtgtgtgtgaagagatgaCCTACGAGGAGATCCAGGCCACTCATAAGGAGGAGTTCGCCCTGAGAGACCAGGACAAGTACCGCTACCGCTACCCTAAAGGAGAG TCTTATGAGGACCTGGTGCATCGGCTGGAGCCGGTGATCATGGAGCTGGAGCGCCAGGAGAACGTCCTGGTGGTCTGCCATCAGGCCGTCATGAGATGCCTGCTGGCATACTTCCTGGACAAGAATTCAG cTGAACTACCCTACCTGAAATGTCCTCTACACACAGTACTGAAGCTCACACCAGTGGCCTATG GATGCAAAGTGGAATCTGTCTTCCTCAACGTGgaggcagtgaacacacaccgAGACAGACCAGAG AATGTGGACATTGACAGGAAGCCTGATGAAGCCTTGTTGACCGTCCCTGACCATTTGTga
- the pfkfb1 gene encoding 6-phosphofructo-2-kinase/fructose-2,6-bisphosphatase 1 isoform X1 — protein MSSVSSELTQAPLLKIWVPETNSRLSKRRGSSVPQFTNSPTIIVMVGLPARGKTYISRKLTRYLNWIGVTTSVFNLGQYRREAVQFKNYEFFRPDNEEAMKMRRDFASNALKDIVNYFSSEQGQVAVFDATNTTRERRAVILSFAKEKGYKVFFVESVCDDVDIIEQNIMQVKLSSPDYENTDKEEALEDFRKRIDCYRMTYVPIDDSKDKNLSYIKIFNVGSRYLVNRVQDHIQSRIVYYLMNIHVTPRSIYLSRHGESEFNLKGKIGGDSGLAPRGQEYARALGKFIKGQDIKDLKVWTSHMKRTIQTAEALGVRYEQWKPLNEIDAGVCEEMTYEEIQATHKEEFALRDQDKYRYRYPKGESYEDLVHRLEPVIMELERQENVLVVCHQAVMRCLLAYFLDKNSAELPYLKCPLHTVLKLTPVAYGCKVESVFLNVEAVNTHRDRPENVDIDRKPDEALLTVPDHL, from the exons ATGTCCTCTGTGAGTAGTGAGCTGACTCAGGCGCCGCTGCTGAAGATATGGGTCCCAGAGACCAACAGTAGACTGAGCAAACGCAGGGGCT CATCTGTGCCCCAGTTCACAAACTCTCCCACTATTATTGTGATGGTGGGACTTCCTGCCAGAGGGAAAACCTACATCTCCAGGAAGCTCACACGCTACCTCAACTGGATCGGTGTTACAACCTCAG TGTTCAACCTGGGTCAGTACCGTAGGGAGGCGGTACAGTTCAAAAACTATGAGTTCTTCCGGCCTGACAATGAAGAGGCCATGAAGATGCGCAG AGACTTTGCATCCAATGCTCTGAAGGATATTGTCAATTACTTCTCCAGCGAGCAGGGACAAGTAGCC GTGTTTGATGCCACAAACACGACACGTGAGAGAAGAGCCGTCATTCTTAGTTTTGCCAAGGAGAAGGGCTACAAG gTGTTTTTTGTGGAGTCGGTTTGTGATGATGTTGACATTATAGAGCAAAATATTATG CAAGTGAAGCTGAGCAGCCCAGACTATGAGAACACTGATAAGGAGGAGGCTCTGGAGGACTTCCGCAAACGCATAGACTGCTATAGGATGACCTACGTACCAATAGATGACAGCAAGGACAA GAACCTCTCCTACATAAAGATCTTTAATGTGGGGTCTCGGTACTTGGTGAACCGGGTGCAGGACCACATTCAGAGCCGGATCGTCTACTACCTGATGAACATTCACGTCACGCCGCGCTCCATCTACCTGAGCCGCCATGGAGAGAGTGAATTCAACCTGAAGGGGAAGATCGGGGGTGACTCGGGTCTGGCACCCCGGGGCCAGGAG TATGCACGGGCTTTGGGAAAGTTCATCAAGGGCCAGGACATTAAGGACCTGAAGGTATGGACCAGCCACATGAAGAGGACCATCCAGACAGCCGAGGCTTTGGGGGTCCGTTACGAACAGTGGAAGCCCCTCAATGAAATTGATGCA ggtgtgtgtgaagagatgaCCTACGAGGAGATCCAGGCCACTCATAAGGAGGAGTTCGCCCTGAGAGACCAGGACAAGTACCGCTACCGCTACCCTAAAGGAGAG TCTTATGAGGACCTGGTGCATCGGCTGGAGCCGGTGATCATGGAGCTGGAGCGCCAGGAGAACGTCCTGGTGGTCTGCCATCAGGCCGTCATGAGATGCCTGCTGGCATACTTCCTGGACAAGAATTCAG cTGAACTACCCTACCTGAAATGTCCTCTACACACAGTACTGAAGCTCACACCAGTGGCCTATG GATGCAAAGTGGAATCTGTCTTCCTCAACGTGgaggcagtgaacacacaccgAGACAGACCAGAG AATGTGGACATTGACAGGAAGCCTGATGAAGCCTTGTTGACCGTCCCTGACCATTTGTga